The following proteins come from a genomic window of Anaerobutyricum hallii:
- a CDS encoding transglycosylase domain-containing protein, which yields MNYNEPSIKKKREEVFSKKKRKQTTASAIVFRIVLILICAVIVSGAGLLYGSFRGIIASAPKDFSLAPKYSATIVYDDDNKQVQQLSDYSSNRIPVAYEQIPDNLKNAFISIEDERFYEHDGIDFKGILRALWTDIQNGSTSQGASTLTQQLIKNNVFEAGGETNIIAKVKRKIQEQYLAIIAEKKYNKEDILTNYLNTINLGKGNLGVEAASKYYFGKSVNELTLSECAVLAGITKNPTFLNPVDYPEDNDARRKLILKKMYQLNYISDKEYQSALEDKVYARIANKTAKGRKNSVYSYFTDAVITKVVSDLQEQKGYTQSQAYQLVYRGGLRIYSTQNTKLQKIADSVINNPDNYPVDTKFSLEYKLQVTHEDGTTSTYTESNVAAYFRKKKKDPGYKTIYNSKKEMKAAVKAFRKSVIKKGDTKKSQSIHYSMEPQLSYSLIDQKTGQVKVLVGGRGQKQDDLALNRATSVKRQPGSTFKILSTYAPGIDTGSMTLATVFDDAPYHYENGQKVTNYVPTSYKGLTTLRDAIIDSNNIVAVKAITSLTPQVGFDFLQKLGFTTLVNNRVNTNGAYESDVNQSLSLGGITDGVTNVELTAAYAAIANQGTYNKPVLYTTVKDSNGNVLLSNKTSSRKVMKKSTAWLLTNAMEDVIKKGTGKEAQLDSDMAAAGKTGTTSNNYDYWFCGYTPYYTASVWTGYDYNTSFDNDKDYHKVIWKKIMDRIIKETKQSVKSFPACKSIKKASICMKSGKKPLPDICAKDPQKSMVRTEYFAPGTVPKDSCDAHIAVTFCSKSHLVAQKFCPEKFRYTKIFRVRPKHSTGKTEDEPYFLNIDINKKKCNIHTNEWYLKKQEKKKKKQEDKLKKQQEQQNGNNTITTPDDISNQIKKILNQ from the coding sequence ATGAATTATAATGAACCATCTATAAAAAAGAAAAGAGAAGAAGTATTCTCCAAAAAGAAGCGAAAGCAGACTACTGCTTCTGCAATTGTTTTTCGAATTGTTTTGATTTTGATCTGCGCTGTAATCGTCAGTGGAGCCGGCTTACTATACGGCTCCTTTCGAGGAATCATTGCCAGTGCACCAAAAGACTTTTCTCTTGCACCGAAGTATTCTGCTACCATCGTTTACGATGATGATAATAAGCAAGTGCAGCAGCTTTCTGATTATTCTTCTAACAGAATTCCTGTTGCCTATGAACAGATTCCCGATAATTTAAAGAATGCATTTATCTCTATTGAAGATGAACGTTTTTACGAGCATGATGGCATTGATTTCAAGGGAATCCTTCGTGCTTTGTGGACAGATATCCAAAACGGATCTACTTCACAGGGTGCCAGTACTCTTACCCAGCAGCTCATTAAGAATAATGTATTTGAAGCTGGCGGAGAGACTAATATTATCGCAAAAGTGAAGAGAAAGATTCAGGAACAATATCTTGCTATAATCGCTGAAAAAAAGTACAACAAAGAAGACATTCTGACCAATTACCTGAACACAATTAATCTTGGTAAGGGAAATCTTGGAGTGGAAGCCGCTTCAAAGTATTATTTTGGCAAGTCTGTAAATGAACTTACGTTGTCAGAATGTGCTGTATTAGCTGGCATCACAAAGAATCCGACTTTCTTAAACCCTGTTGATTATCCGGAAGATAATGATGCCAGACGTAAACTGATCCTGAAAAAAATGTACCAGTTAAACTACATTTCAGATAAGGAGTATCAATCTGCTCTTGAAGATAAAGTATATGCAAGAATTGCGAATAAAACAGCAAAGGGACGAAAGAATTCTGTATATTCCTATTTTACAGATGCTGTAATCACTAAAGTAGTTTCTGATTTACAGGAACAAAAAGGATATACACAGTCTCAGGCTTATCAGCTTGTTTATCGTGGAGGACTTCGCATTTATTCCACACAAAATACCAAGCTGCAAAAGATTGCTGATTCTGTAATTAACAATCCTGATAATTATCCGGTAGACACAAAGTTTTCCCTGGAGTATAAACTTCAAGTTACACATGAAGACGGCACTACGAGTACTTATACAGAATCCAATGTGGCTGCCTATTTCCGTAAGAAGAAAAAGGACCCAGGTTATAAAACAATTTATAATTCCAAAAAAGAAATGAAGGCTGCCGTAAAGGCATTTAGAAAGTCTGTCATAAAAAAAGGAGATACAAAGAAGTCGCAATCCATACACTATTCTATGGAACCGCAGCTTTCTTATTCTTTAATCGACCAGAAAACCGGTCAGGTAAAAGTTCTCGTAGGGGGACGTGGTCAGAAACAAGATGATCTTGCCTTAAACAGGGCAACTTCTGTAAAGCGCCAGCCAGGATCTACTTTTAAGATTTTATCGACGTATGCCCCTGGTATTGATACCGGAAGTATGACACTTGCAACCGTATTTGATGATGCACCTTACCACTATGAAAATGGTCAGAAAGTTACGAACTATGTACCTACCAGCTACAAGGGACTCACGACACTTCGTGATGCCATTATCGATTCTAATAACATTGTAGCTGTAAAAGCAATCACATCTCTTACCCCACAGGTTGGATTCGACTTTCTCCAAAAGCTTGGATTTACAACGTTAGTAAATAATCGTGTAAATACAAATGGTGCTTATGAAAGTGATGTGAACCAGTCACTCTCTCTTGGAGGAATCACCGATGGCGTAACGAATGTTGAACTGACTGCTGCCTATGCTGCAATTGCTAATCAGGGAACTTATAACAAACCTGTTCTTTACACTACAGTAAAAGACAGTAATGGTAATGTTCTCCTCAGCAATAAAACTTCTTCCCGAAAGGTAATGAAAAAGTCTACTGCATGGCTTCTTACAAATGCCATGGAAGATGTTATAAAGAAGGGAACCGGAAAAGAAGCTCAGCTCGATTCTGATATGGCAGCCGCCGGAAAGACCGGTACTACATCTAATAACTACGATTACTGGTTTTGCGGATATACCCCTTACTACACAGCTTCTGTGTGGACCGGGTACGACTACAATACTTCGTTTGATAACGATAAAGATTATCACAAAGTAATCTGGAAAAAGATTATGGACCGTATCATCAAAGAAACGAAACAGTCTGTAAAAAGCTTTCCTGCATGCAAAAGCATTAAAAAGGCTTCTATCTGTATGAAATCAGGTAAAAAGCCTCTTCCTGATATATGTGCAAAGGATCCTCAAAAGTCCATGGTTCGTACAGAATACTTTGCACCCGGCACTGTACCAAAAGACAGTTGTGATGCACATATTGCTGTCACCTTCTGTTCTAAATCTCATTTAGTTGCACAGAAGTTCTGTCCTGAAAAGTTCCGATATACTAAGATTTTCCGCGTAAGGCCAAAACATTCTACCGGTAAAACAGAGGATGAACCTTACTTCCTGAATATTGATATTAACAAGAAGAAATGTAATATCCACACCAATGAATGGTATTTAAAGAAGCAGGAAAAGAAAAAGAAAAAACAGGAAGATAAACTAAAAAAACAGCAGGAACAGCAGAACGGCAATAATACTATCACCACTCCAGATGATATAAGCAATCAGATTAAAAAAATACTTAATCAATAA
- a CDS encoding PocR ligand-binding domain-containing protein: MHTEKDLLANNDEENRDNFDTDVGILELFGKETLENLQSIIVKVTGLGLVTADFRGEPLTTMTSFTPFCKFTRERGNNGKLCNLSDAFGIVRSAITRKYCIYFCPCGLIEVAIPIIVHGKFLGGFLSGQVRCNDAPDDIPRFSGLIHPEYLEEDQTQINEYFQQLPVYEYEKFSNIAELIYQMINQLAENEMLRQQQYHSHKIQEKKLSSRIEELEYENSTLTKELNYMKAKLNPHFILSLLTDISNLSILENAVKTNQMTVSLAQYLKYSLCTTGDNILLAEELKQIESYFNMLKIKYEDALTYSITIKKNIDMLRIPSHILFPFLDRATSLITVNTGHLDIAICISCENGYIIIDIVSDFNPDQTEDNPASSFKNFPDNTAFHSLIKNIRQRLHSIFGNDYEIKESYQDNSKIHDIIKLPISHEERIM, encoded by the coding sequence TTGCATACCGAAAAAGATTTACTTGCCAACAACGATGAAGAAAACAGAGACAATTTTGATACCGATGTCGGCATACTTGAATTATTTGGAAAAGAAACATTAGAAAACTTACAATCTATTATTGTTAAAGTTACCGGGCTGGGTCTCGTTACTGCTGATTTTCGTGGTGAACCACTCACTACTATGACTTCTTTTACCCCTTTTTGCAAATTTACAAGAGAAAGAGGAAATAATGGGAAACTATGTAATCTTTCAGATGCGTTTGGTATTGTCCGCTCTGCGATTACCCGAAAATACTGCATCTATTTTTGTCCATGCGGATTAATAGAAGTTGCCATTCCCATCATCGTTCATGGAAAGTTCTTAGGCGGCTTTCTTTCTGGACAGGTAAGATGCAACGATGCCCCCGACGATATTCCTCGCTTTTCCGGTCTTATTCATCCAGAATATCTCGAAGAAGACCAAACACAGATTAATGAATATTTCCAGCAGCTTCCTGTCTATGAATATGAGAAGTTTTCAAATATTGCTGAACTTATTTATCAGATGATAAATCAGCTTGCTGAAAATGAAATGCTCCGCCAACAGCAATATCACTCCCACAAAATTCAGGAGAAAAAACTATCTTCCCGAATTGAGGAACTAGAATATGAAAATTCTACTCTTACAAAAGAACTTAATTATATGAAGGCAAAATTAAACCCTCACTTTATTCTATCCCTGCTTACTGACATTTCCAATCTTTCTATTTTGGAAAATGCAGTTAAAACAAATCAAATGACCGTTTCACTAGCTCAATATTTAAAATACAGTCTATGTACTACAGGAGATAATATTTTACTCGCAGAAGAGTTAAAACAAATTGAATCTTATTTCAATATGCTTAAAATCAAATATGAAGATGCGCTCACTTATTCGATTACGATAAAAAAGAATATAGATATGTTACGGATACCTTCCCATATCCTTTTTCCTTTTTTAGACCGGGCTACATCATTAATCACAGTAAATACCGGACATCTTGACATTGCTATTTGTATCTCCTGTGAGAACGGCTACATAATTATTGATATCGTATCTGATTTTAATCCGGACCAGACAGAAGACAATCCTGCTTCTTCTTTCAAAAACTTTCCGGATAACACAGCCTTCCACTCTCTGATCAAAAATATCCGCCAGAGACTTCACAGCATTTTTGGTAATGATTATGAGATCAAGGAAAGCTATCAGGATAATTCTAAAATCCATGATATAATTAAACTGCCAATATCTCATGAGGAAAGGATTATGTAA
- the leuS gene encoding leucine--tRNA ligase, whose product MAEPYNHRAVEQKWRQKWEENPINVNDGKKPKYYCLDMFPYPSGSGLHVGHWRGYVISDVWSRYKMLQGYYLIHPMGWDAFGLPAENYAIKMGTHPKITTASNIKNIKRQINEIAAIYDWDMEVNTTDPNFYKWTQWIFVKMFKAGLAYEKEMPINWCPSCKTGLANEEVVDGCCERCGSPVTKKNLKQWMLRITKYADRLLNDLDKLDWPEKVKKMQTEWIGKSYGAEVDFPVEGKDEKITVYTTRPDTLHGATFMVLAPEHAMAKELATDETREDVEKYIFNASMKSNVDRLQDKEKTGVFTGSYAINPLNGAKVPIWLSDYVLADYGTGAIMCVPAHDDRDFEFATKFNIPIIQVIAKDGKEIENMTEAYTEAAGTMINSGEWNGMESSVLKKEAPLMIEKMGIGKKTVNYKLRDWVFSRQRYWGEPIPIVHCPKCGAVPVPEEDLPLLLPEVEKYQPTGTGESPLADITEWVNTTCPCCGAPAKRETNTMPQWAGSSWYFLRYIDSKNNEELVNREKADKYLPVDMYIGGVEHAVLHLLYSRFYTKFLNDIGVIDFDEPFKKLFNQGMITGKNGIKMSKSKGNVVSPDDLVRDYGCDSLRIYELFVGPPELDSEWDDKGIEGVNRFLKRFWKLALDNKDKDVKATPELIKVRHKLVHDITNRLNTFSLNTVISGFMEYNNKLMELSKKGGVDKETLETYIILLAPFAPHVSEELWEQFGHTDSVFHATWPEYDEEAMKDDEIEIPVQINGKTKCTIAINPDGDKDEILAKAKEALGDKVNGTIRKEIYVPGRIVNLVIK is encoded by the coding sequence ATGGCAGAACCTTATAACCATAGAGCCGTTGAGCAGAAATGGCGCCAGAAATGGGAAGAAAACCCGATTAACGTAAATGATGGAAAGAAACCGAAATACTATTGTCTTGATATGTTCCCATATCCATCAGGAAGTGGACTTCATGTAGGACATTGGAGAGGATATGTAATCAGTGATGTATGGAGCCGTTACAAAATGCTTCAGGGATATTATCTGATTCATCCAATGGGATGGGATGCATTTGGTCTTCCAGCAGAGAACTATGCGATCAAGATGGGAACACACCCTAAGATTACAACAGCATCCAACATTAAGAATATCAAAAGACAGATCAATGAAATCGCTGCAATTTATGACTGGGATATGGAAGTAAATACAACAGACCCAAACTTTTATAAATGGACACAGTGGATTTTCGTAAAAATGTTCAAAGCAGGTCTTGCTTATGAAAAAGAGATGCCAATTAACTGGTGTCCTTCCTGTAAGACAGGTCTTGCGAATGAAGAAGTAGTAGACGGATGCTGTGAGCGTTGTGGTTCTCCAGTAACAAAGAAGAACTTAAAACAGTGGATGCTTCGTATTACAAAGTATGCAGACCGTCTTTTAAATGATCTTGATAAGCTTGACTGGCCGGAAAAAGTTAAAAAGATGCAGACAGAATGGATCGGTAAGAGTTACGGTGCAGAAGTAGATTTCCCTGTAGAAGGAAAAGATGAAAAGATTACCGTATACACAACAAGACCAGATACTCTTCATGGAGCAACATTTATGGTATTAGCGCCAGAACATGCTATGGCTAAAGAACTTGCTACAGATGAAACAAGAGAAGACGTAGAGAAATACATCTTTAACGCTTCTATGAAGTCGAATGTAGACCGTCTTCAGGATAAAGAAAAAACAGGAGTATTTACAGGCTCTTATGCAATCAACCCATTAAATGGAGCAAAAGTACCAATCTGGTTATCCGATTATGTACTTGCTGATTATGGTACCGGAGCAATCATGTGCGTACCTGCCCATGATGATCGTGACTTTGAGTTCGCTACAAAGTTCAATATTCCGATTATTCAGGTAATTGCCAAAGACGGAAAAGAAATCGAAAATATGACAGAAGCTTATACCGAAGCAGCAGGAACAATGATCAATTCCGGCGAGTGGAACGGAATGGAATCCTCTGTACTTAAAAAAGAAGCTCCTCTTATGATCGAGAAGATGGGAATCGGAAAGAAAACAGTAAACTACAAGCTTCGTGACTGGGTATTCAGCCGTCAGCGTTACTGGGGTGAGCCAATTCCAATCGTACACTGTCCAAAGTGTGGTGCAGTACCAGTTCCAGAAGAAGACCTTCCATTACTTTTACCAGAAGTAGAAAAATACCAACCAACCGGAACAGGAGAATCCCCGCTTGCTGACATTACAGAATGGGTAAATACAACATGTCCATGCTGTGGCGCTCCGGCAAAGAGGGAAACAAACACCATGCCTCAGTGGGCAGGATCTTCCTGGTATTTCTTACGTTATATTGACAGCAAGAATAATGAAGAATTAGTAAACAGAGAGAAAGCAGATAAGTACCTTCCGGTCGATATGTATATTGGTGGTGTAGAACATGCCGTATTACATCTGTTATACTCCAGATTCTATACAAAGTTCCTTAATGATATCGGAGTAATCGACTTTGATGAGCCATTCAAGAAGCTCTTCAACCAGGGAATGATCACTGGTAAAAACGGTATCAAGATGAGCAAATCCAAAGGAAATGTCGTATCTCCAGATGATCTTGTAAGAGATTACGGATGTGACTCCTTAAGAATTTACGAACTCTTCGTAGGACCACCAGAACTTGACTCCGAATGGGATGACAAGGGAATCGAAGGTGTAAACCGTTTCCTCAAACGTTTCTGGAAACTTGCTCTTGATAACAAAGATAAAGATGTAAAAGCAACACCAGAATTAATCAAAGTACGTCATAAACTTGTTCATGATATCACAAACCGTCTGAATACTTTCAGCTTAAATACAGTAATCAGTGGATTTATGGAATACAACAATAAACTGATGGAACTGTCGAAAAAAGGCGGTGTAGATAAAGAAACATTAGAAACATACATTATCTTATTAGCACCATTTGCTCCACACGTTTCCGAAGAACTCTGGGAACAGTTTGGACATACCGATTCTGTATTCCACGCAACATGGCCAGAATACGATGAGGAAGCTATGAAAGACGATGAAATCGAAATTCCAGTACAGATTAACGGAAAGACCAAATGCACAATCGCCATTAATCCGGATGGAGATAAAGACGAAATCCTCGCAAAAGCAAAAGAAGCACTTGGGGATAAAGTCAATGGAACAATCCGCAAAGAGATCTATGTACCGGGAAGAATCGTAAACCTGGTTATTAAATAA
- a CDS encoding VOC family protein, with protein MIEFNHFNFNVLDLEKSIAFYKEAIGLSVVREKDSSDGSFKIVYLGDGRTGFNLELTWMRDRKEPYNLGDEEFHLAFKTDDYDAFHKKHEEMGCICYENPSMGIYFINDPDGYWIEIVPVR; from the coding sequence ATGATTGAATTTAACCATTTTAATTTTAATGTTTTAGACCTTGAAAAAAGTATTGCTTTTTATAAGGAAGCAATCGGTCTTTCCGTTGTCCGCGAAAAAGATTCCAGTGATGGCAGTTTCAAAATCGTCTATCTCGGTGACGGCCGAACAGGCTTCAACCTGGAACTTACATGGATGAGAGACAGAAAGGAACCTTATAACCTTGGCGATGAAGAATTCCATCTCGCATTTAAAACAGATGACTATGATGCATTCCACAAGAAGCATGAAGAGATGGGCTGTATCTGCTACGAAAACCCTTCTATGGGAATTTACTTTATTAATGACCCTGACGGATACTGGATTGAAATTGTTCCTGTAAGATAG
- a CDS encoding glycyl radical protein, translated as MLAKGFSKPTDRVERLRSMIVNAVPCIEAERAVLITESYKATEGLPMIMRRAKALENILNNLTVTIRDDELVVGTLTKAVRSCQLFPENSYKWVMDEFDTIETRMADPFKISEEDKATLREVLPYWEDKTISDLASSYMSEKTQECIANGIFTVGNYFFGGVGHIIIDYDKAIRRGYKAIIQDAVEALKSFDCNDPEFIQKTQFCKAVITVLSAAINFAKRYSDKAKEMAAVETNPTRKAELLQIAANCENVPANGATNFYEACQSFIITQMILQVESSGHSESPGRFDQYMYPYLEKDLANGSITKDFAQELLDCVFVKLNDLNKVRDQISAQAFAGFQVFQNIGAGGQTEDGMDATNELSYMMMETVAHLRLSAPSFSIRVWQGTPDEFLYRACELARLGYGLPAMYNDEVIIPALTNRGISLHDARGYGLIGCVEPSVPGKEQGWHDAAFVNVAKILEITIHNGKVGDLQIGPKTGEVDTFKTLEDFMEAFQKQIEYFVYYVAEADNCVDYAHMERGELPFLSSFVADCISDAKGICAGGAKYNFTGPQAFGVADSGDSVYAIKKHIFDNKDITFAELKEAMDANFGYPVDSDTAPCSASAETDIEKDLYDQICKILGKEGISFSKQSTAAAAPAICSNNEKYERIRAMMDATECFGNDIDEVDMIARRCAQIYCYEVEKYRNPRGGQFQAGIYPVSANVLFGKDVGALPDGRLAKKPLADGCSPRAGKDVKGPTAAAASVAKLDHEVASNGTLYNQKFLPSAVAGDQGLMNFAAVIRSYFDKKGMHVQFNVVDKETLLDAQAHPENYKDLVVRVAGYSAMFTELAKEVQDDIINRTEQHF; from the coding sequence ATGTTAGCAAAAGGTTTTTCAAAACCAACTGATCGAGTTGAACGTCTTAGAAGTATGATTGTTAATGCTGTTCCATGTATCGAAGCAGAACGAGCTGTACTGATTACAGAGTCTTACAAGGCAACGGAAGGTCTTCCAATGATCATGCGCCGCGCAAAAGCATTGGAAAATATTTTAAATAATTTAACTGTTACCATTCGAGATGACGAACTTGTTGTTGGTACTCTTACAAAAGCGGTTCGTTCCTGCCAGCTTTTCCCTGAAAACTCTTACAAATGGGTTATGGATGAATTCGATACAATCGAAACCAGAATGGCTGATCCATTTAAAATTTCAGAAGAAGACAAGGCTACTTTAAGAGAAGTGCTTCCATACTGGGAAGATAAAACGATCAGCGACCTTGCTTCCAGCTACATGTCCGAAAAAACACAGGAATGTATTGCTAATGGTATCTTTACCGTAGGTAACTATTTCTTTGGTGGTGTTGGTCATATTATCATTGATTACGATAAAGCTATCCGTCGTGGTTATAAGGCAATTATCCAGGATGCTGTTGAAGCGCTGAAAAGCTTTGATTGTAACGACCCTGAATTCATTCAGAAAACACAGTTCTGTAAAGCTGTTATCACTGTATTATCTGCTGCTATCAACTTTGCAAAACGTTATTCTGATAAAGCCAAAGAAATGGCTGCTGTTGAAACAAATCCAACAAGAAAAGCAGAATTACTTCAGATTGCTGCTAACTGTGAAAATGTTCCTGCAAATGGCGCTACAAACTTCTATGAAGCATGTCAGTCCTTTATTATCACACAGATGATCCTTCAGGTAGAATCCAGTGGACATTCTGAATCTCCGGGACGTTTTGACCAGTATATGTACCCATATCTTGAAAAAGATCTCGCAAATGGTTCTATTACTAAAGATTTTGCTCAGGAACTGTTAGACTGTGTATTCGTAAAATTAAATGATCTTAATAAAGTACGTGACCAGATTTCCGCACAGGCATTTGCCGGATTCCAGGTATTTCAGAATATCGGTGCCGGTGGACAAACTGAAGATGGTATGGATGCAACAAATGAATTATCTTACATGATGATGGAAACAGTTGCCCACCTTCGTCTTAGCGCACCATCTTTCTCAATTCGTGTATGGCAGGGAACTCCGGATGAATTCCTTTATCGTGCATGCGAACTTGCCAGACTTGGCTATGGACTTCCAGCTATGTATAATGATGAAGTTATTATTCCGGCACTTACAAACCGCGGAATCTCCCTTCATGATGCACGTGGTTACGGTCTGATCGGCTGTGTAGAACCTTCTGTTCCTGGAAAAGAACAGGGCTGGCATGATGCAGCTTTCGTAAATGTTGCTAAGATTCTTGAGATTACTATTCATAATGGTAAAGTTGGCGATCTTCAGATTGGACCTAAGACAGGTGAAGTTGATACATTTAAGACTTTAGAAGACTTCATGGAAGCCTTCCAGAAACAGATTGAATATTTTGTATACTACGTAGCTGAAGCTGATAACTGTGTAGACTATGCACATATGGAACGTGGCGAACTTCCATTCCTTTCAAGCTTTGTTGCAGATTGTATCTCTGATGCAAAAGGTATTTGTGCCGGTGGTGCAAAATACAACTTTACCGGTCCTCAGGCATTTGGTGTTGCTGATAGTGGAGACTCTGTATACGCAATTAAAAAGCATATCTTTGACAATAAAGACATCACGTTTGCTGAGTTAAAAGAAGCTATGGATGCTAACTTCGGTTATCCTGTAGATAGTGATACTGCTCCTTGCTCTGCATCCGCTGAAACAGATATCGAAAAAGACTTATATGACCAGATTTGTAAGATTCTTGGTAAAGAAGGTATCAGTTTTAGTAAGCAGTCTACTGCTGCCGCTGCTCCTGCTATATGCAGCAACAATGAAAAATACGAACGTATTCGTGCTATGATGGATGCAACAGAATGTTTTGGTAATGATATTGACGAAGTTGATATGATTGCAAGACGTTGTGCACAAATTTACTGCTATGAAGTTGAAAAATACAGAAATCCTCGTGGCGGTCAGTTCCAGGCTGGTATCTATCCTGTATCTGCTAATGTATTATTTGGTAAAGATGTCGGTGCACTTCCTGATGGACGTCTTGCTAAAAAGCCTCTGGCCGATGGTTGTTCCCCAAGAGCCGGTAAAGACGTAAAGGGACCTACTGCTGCCGCTGCTTCTGTTGCAAAACTTGACCACGAAGTTGCTTCTAACGGTACTCTTTATAACCAGAAATTCCTTCCTTCCGCAGTTGCCGGAGACCAGGGATTAATGAACTTTGCTGCTGTTATTCGAAGCTACTTTGATAAGAAGGGAATGCACGTTCAGTTCAACGTTGTAGACAAAGAAACTCTTCTTGACGCACAGGCACATCCAGAAAACTATAAAGATTTAGTTGTACGTGTTGCCGGCTACAGCGCAATGTTTACTGAGCTTGCAAAAGAAGTTCAGGATGACATTATCAACAGAACAGAACAGCATTTCTAA
- a CDS encoding L,D-transpeptidase, producing the protein MKQRNKKKGILLLTAMLMFAFACFRFNTIDAQAASKYTIYVNRKTNLVNVTDSRTGKLVKAMYCSTGKNYRTISGTYNTTAKYKWRALIHGVYGQYSTRIHGPYLFHSVPYYSVNKSKVSTKEYNKLGVQASAGCIRLAVTDAKWIYDNCRIGTKVVIGESRTLKKPARPKVKVSTKRKAWWDPTDPDTRNPYRPKLTLKKKGKRTIDYGSTFEIKDVLNVSSPYASASALLETLSVRGSVNTKKAGTYKVSCTITDPYTAVSVTKTFKFKVGKKPVNTTTEVKIPEKDSTQIKTQK; encoded by the coding sequence ATGAAGCAAAGAAACAAGAAAAAAGGAATACTTTTACTGACAGCGATGCTTATGTTTGCATTTGCATGCTTTCGATTTAATACGATTGATGCGCAGGCTGCAAGTAAATATACTATTTATGTAAATCGAAAGACAAATCTCGTGAATGTAACAGATTCAAGAACTGGTAAGCTTGTAAAAGCAATGTATTGTTCTACAGGAAAGAATTACAGAACGATAAGCGGTACATATAACACAACAGCAAAGTATAAGTGGCGTGCATTGATACATGGTGTATATGGACAGTACAGTACAAGAATACATGGTCCTTATTTATTCCATTCTGTACCGTATTATAGTGTGAATAAGAGTAAGGTATCCACGAAGGAATATAATAAGTTAGGGGTGCAGGCATCGGCAGGATGTATCCGCCTGGCTGTTACTGATGCAAAGTGGATATATGATAATTGCAGGATTGGAACAAAGGTTGTTATAGGCGAGAGCCGTACCTTAAAGAAACCGGCACGCCCTAAAGTAAAGGTATCAACAAAGCGTAAAGCATGGTGGGATCCAACCGATCCGGATACACGCAATCCATATCGTCCGAAGTTGACATTAAAGAAAAAAGGAAAAAGAACGATTGATTACGGAAGTACATTTGAGATAAAAGATGTATTAAATGTAAGTTCGCCGTATGCATCCGCCTCCGCTTTACTTGAAACATTAAGTGTAAGAGGAAGTGTAAATACAAAGAAGGCTGGGACATATAAAGTGAGCTGTACGATTACAGACCCATATACAGCCGTAAGCGTAACGAAGACTTTTAAGTTTAAAGTTGGCAAAAAGCCAGTGAATACAACAACAGAAGTGAAAATACCGGAAAAGGACAGTACGCAGATAAAAACACAGAAGTAG